The following coding sequences lie in one Eschrichtius robustus isolate mEscRob2 chromosome 10, mEscRob2.pri, whole genome shotgun sequence genomic window:
- the RHOBTB2 gene encoding rho-related BTB domain-containing protein 2 — MVGTCHGWRPGSQLMDSDMDYERPNVETIKCVVVGDNAVGKTRLICARACNATLTQYQLLATHVPTVWAIDQYRVCQEVLERSRDVVDDVSVSLRLWDTFGDHHKDRRFAYGRSDVVVLCFSIANPNSLHHVKTMWYPEIKHFCPRAPVILVGCQLDLRYADLEAVNRARRPLARPIKPNEILPPEKGREVAKELGIPYYETSVVAQFGIKDVFDNAIRAALISRRHLQFWKSHLRNVQRPLLQAPFLPPKPPPPIIVVPDPPSSSEECPAHLLEDPLCADVILVLQERVRIFAHKIYLSTSSSKFYDLFLMDLSEEDLGGPSGSGGPCPEDHRGHPDQHHHHHHHHHGRDFLLRAASFDVCESVEEGGGSGPAGLRASTSDGILRGNGTGYLPGRGRVLSSWSRAFVSIQEEMAEDPLTYKSRLMVVVKMDNSIQPGPFRAVLKYLYTGELDENERDLMHIAHIAELLEVFDLRMMVANILNNEAFMNQEITKAFHVRRTNRVKECLAKGTFSDVTFVLDDGTISAHKPLLISSCDWMAAMFGGPFVESSTREVVFPYTSKSCMRAVLEYLYTGMFTSSPDLDDMQLIILANRLCLPHLVALTEQYTVTGLMEATQMMVDIDGDVLVFLELAQFHCAYQLADWCLHHICTNYNNVCRKFPRDMKAMSPENQEYFEKHRWPPVWYLKEEDHYQRARKEREKEDCLHLKRQPKRRWLFWNSPSSPSSSATSSSSPSSSSAVV, encoded by the exons ATGGTAGGCACCTGTCACGGCTGGCGTCCTGG gtCCCAATTAATGGATTCTGACATGGATTATGAAAGGCCAAACGTAGAGACCATCAAGTGCGTGGTAGTGGGGGACAACGCTGTGGGCAAGACCAGGCTCATCTGTGCCCGGGCCTGCAATGCCACCCTCACCCAGTACCAGCTGCTCGCCACCCACGTGCCCACAGTTTGGGCCATCGACCAGTATCGGGTGTGTCAGGAG gTGCTGGAACGTTCCCGAGACGTGGTAGATGATGTCAGCGTGTCCCTCCGCCTCTGGGACACCTTTGGAGATCACCACAAAGACCGTCGCTTTGCTTATGGGAG ATCCGATGTGGTGGTTCTGTGCTTCTCCATTGCCAACCCCAACTCCCTCCACCATGTCAAGACCATGTGGTACCCAGAAATCAAGCACTTCTGCCCCCGAGCACCTGTCATCTTGGTGGGCTGCCAGCTGGACCTGCGCTACGCCGACCTGGAGGCTGTCAATAGGGCCAGGAGACCCTTGGCTAG GCCCATCAAGCCCAATGAGATCCTTCCCCCGGAGAAGGGTCGGGAGGTGGCCAAGGAGCTGGGCATCCCCTACTACGAGACCAGCGTGGTGGCCCAGTTCGGCATCAAGGACGTCTTTGACAACGCCATACGTGCAGCGCTCATCTCCCGCCGGCACCTGCAGTTCTGGAAGTCCCACCTCCGCAATGTGCAGCGGCCTCTGCTGCAGGCGCCCTTCCTGCCCCCCAAGCCGCCTCCCCCCATCATTGTGGTGCCCGACCCCCCTTCCAGCAGCGAGGAGTGCCCCGCCCACCTCCTGGAGGACCCGCTGTGCGCGGACGTCATCCTGGTGCTGCAGGAACGTGTGCGCATCTTTGCCCACAAGATCTACCTCTCCACTTCCTCCTCCAAGTTCTACGACCTGTTCCTCATGGACCTGAGTGAGGAGGATCTGGGGGGCCCCTCAGGGTCAGGGGGCCCCTGTCCGGAGGACCACCGGGGTCACCCTGAtcaacaccaccaccatcaccaccaccaccacggcCGGGACTTCCTGCTTCGGGCAGCCAGCTTTGATGTGTGCGAGAGCGTGGAGGAGGGCGGGGGCTCCGGGCCCGCTGGGCTCCGGGCTTCAACTAGCGACGGGATCTTACGGGGCAACGGGACAGGGTACCTGCCTGGGAGGGGTCGAGTGCTGTCTTCCTGGAGCAGAGCTTTTGTGAGCATCCAGGAAGAGATGGCAGAGGATCCACTGACTTACAAATCCcggctgatggtggtggtgaaaATGGACAACTCCATCCAGCCGGGGCCCTTCCGGGCTGTTCTCAAGTACCTGTACACAGGGGAGCTGGACGAGAACGAGCGGGACCTTATGCACATCGCCCACATTGCTGAGCTGCTCGAGGTCTTTGATCTGCGCATGATGGTGGCCAACATTCTCAACAATGAGGCCTTCATGAACCAGGAGATCACCAAGGCCTTCCACGTCCGCCGGACCAACCGGGTTAAGGAGTGCTTGGCAAAAGGCACCTTCTCAG ATGTGACCTTCGTCCTGGATGATGGCACCATCAGCGCCCACAAGCCCCTGTTGATTTCCAGCTGTGACTGGATGGCTGCCATGTTTGGGGGGCCGTTTGTGGAGAGTTCCACTAGGGAG GTGGTGTTTCCTTACACGAGCAAGAGCTGCATGAGGGCCGTGCTGGAATACCTGTACACCGGCATGTTCACCTCCAGCCCCGACCTGGACGACATGCAGCTCATCATCCTGGCCAACCGCCTCTGCCTGCCACACTTGGTCGCCCTCACAG AGCAATACACAGTGACCGGGCTGATGGAAGCAACTCAGATGATGGTAGACATCGATGGGGACGTCCTTGTGTTCCTGGAACTGGCTCAG TTCCACTGCGCGTATCAGTTGGCTGACTGGTGTCTCCACCACATCTGCACCAACTACAACAACGTGTGTCGCAAGTTCCCTCGAGACATGAAGGCCATGTCCCCAG AAAACCAGGAGTATTTTGAGAAGCACCGGTGGCCGCCTGTCTGGTACCTGAAGGAGGAGGACCACTACCAGCGGGCCCGGAAGGAGCGCGAGAAGGAGGACTGTCTCCACCTGAAGCGGCAGCCCAAGCGGCGCTGGCTGTTCTGGAACAGCCCTTCCTCACCGTCCTCTTCAGCCACCTCCTCGTCTTCTCCATCTTCCTCCTCGGCTGTGGTCTGA